A portion of the Homalodisca vitripennis isolate AUS2020 chromosome 2, UT_GWSS_2.1, whole genome shotgun sequence genome contains these proteins:
- the LOC124354960 gene encoding UDP-glucosyltransferase 2-like, translated as MVHFFPTITLRLGCPGICYEMNLVWVALFVLAAGKSDCARILVMQPHNARSHSIVVEPLFEELASRGHHLTLVTSFPHKPPLPNLYEIDVSYRLRPMISNFSFEAINKLMPNAFQSPLFMSDLELYLCNNSYSEPQVQKLLDSDEKFDLVITEIFSSDCFAPLAHRFNAPLVSVVTSCSLPWVADRVGLPDNPSYIPNYLAGLPTNMDLYQRVYNTVLLVWAKLVHRYYALPQSQNMANEVYGSSTPPINELIKNTSLVLVNSHISLSLSRPFPPNVVEIGGIHIRNTSNSLPKDLQDILDKSTQGAIVVSFGSLVRMSTLPEQIINKFMKAFSSVPQTVIFKYEDDLQGVPSNVVIRQWLPQKEILAHKNVRAVFGHGGLSSTIETVYFGKPLIGLPFFADQYLNVKGMVSLGAAVQLHMDDLSEENIGAAIKEVINNPKYTENIRRLSRQFRDRPMSAMETAVYWIEYVIRHQGALHLRPASVSLPLYQYLLLDVIAVLFLPVFLLLYFIYFLFFRAVEVSPNDHKNYKLKKNN; from the exons atgaaTCTGGTGTGGGTGGCGTTATTTGTGCTCGCTGCAGGGAAAAGTGACTGCGCGCGCATTCTTGTTATGCAACCTCACAATGCCAGGAGTCACAGTATAGTTGTGGAGCCATTGTTTGAGGAACTGGCTTCTAGAGGACACCACCTTACATTAGTCACCAGTTTCCCACATAAACCTCCTCTACCAAATTTGTACGAGATAGACGTGTCTTACAGGCTAAGACCTATGATCAGCAATTTCAGTTTTGAAGCAATCAATAAATTAATGCCAAACGCTTTCCAATCCCCACTGTTCATGTCAGACCTCGAGCTGTACCTGTGCAACAATTCGTATTCCGAACCACAGGTCCAAAAACTGTTGGATTCAGACGAAAAATTCGATTTAGTGATAACAGAAATTTTCTCTTCCGACTGTTTTGCCCCACTCGCTCACAGATTTAATGCCCCTCTCGTTTCAGTCGTGACAAGCTGTTCTCTGCCGTGGGTGGCCGATAGGGTTGGCCTCCCTGATAATCCGTCTTACATCCCCAACTATCTCGCTGGACTCCCCACCAACATGGACTTATACCAAAGAGTGTACAACACCGTCTTGTTAGTCTGGGCTAAATTGGTCCACAGGTATTACGCTTTACCTCAGTCACAAAATATGGCCAATGAAGTATACGGTAGTTCTACTCCACCTATAAACGAACTAATTAAGAATACATCATTAGTTTTGGTCAACAGTCACATTTCTCTATCTCTCAGCCGTCCTTTTCCTCCTAATGTCGTAGAGATTGGAGGTATACATATACGAAACACCTCGAACTCATTGCCGAag GATTTGCAGGATATCTTGGACAAATCAACTCAGGGAGCTATTGTGGTCAGTTTTGGTTCTCTAGTCAGAATGTCTACCCTCCCTGAGCAGATAATCAATAAGTTTATGAAGGCATTCTCCTCTGTTCctcaaactgttatttttaagtatGAAGATGATCTACAAGGAGTTCCTTCAAACGTCGTTATAAGACAGTGGTTGCCGCAAAAAGAAATTCTTG CACACAAGAACGTGAGAGCGGTTTTCGGCCATGGAGGGTTGTCTAGCACAATTGAAACCGTCTATTTTGGAAAGCCTCTCATTGGTCTACCGTTTTTCGCTGATCAATATTTGAATGTAAAGGGGATGGTGAGTCTAGGAGCAGCTGTCCAACTTCACATGGATGATCTTTCAGAGGAAAACATTGGAGCAGCCATCAAAGAGGTTATTAACAATCCAAA ATACACAGAGAATATCAGGCGACTGTCAAGGCAATTCCGGGACCGGCCTATGTCAGCAATGGAAACAGCAGTGTACTGGATAGAGTATGTCATCAGACATCAAGGGGCGCTACACTTGCGACCGGCCTCTGTCAGTCTGCCGCTCTACCAGTACTTACTACTCGACGTCATCGCAGTGCTATTTCTCCCAGTGTTCCTTCTCCTGTACTTTATCTACTTTTTGTTCTTCAGGGCTGTAGAAGTTAGTCCCAACGATCACAAGAACTATAAactaaagaaaaacaattaa